The following nucleotide sequence is from Streptomyces pactum.
GGACCGCCCGGTGGCCGCCGCGCGGGGCGCGCAGCTGCTGGCGGACGAGCGCCGGTTCCAGGTACGGCAGCCCGTAGACGGCGACATGGCCGTGCTCGTCGGGGAGCAGGACCGGCGTTCCGCAGCCGGCCGGGTCGGTCCGCAGGTGGATCCCGGCCCGGGCCATCAGGCCGGCGCCGACACCCAGCCGGCGGGCCGAGTCGTGGTTGCCGGAGATCAGCACCGCGGGCACGCCCAGCTCCGCGAGCCGGTGCAGGGCCTCGTCGAAGAGTTCCACCGCGGACAGCGGCGGCACCGCCCGGTCGTAGACGTCCCCGGCGATGAGCACGGCGTCCACCCGGTGGTCGCGGACGGTCTCCACCAGGTGGCCGAGGAAGTCGCGTTGTGCCTGGAGCAGGCTCACCCGGTGGAAGGACCGGCCCAGGTGCCAGTCGGAGGTGTGCAGCAGCCTCACAGCATCACTCCGGCCCGCATCTCCACCGCTCCTCCAGGTCCGCCGCCGGCACCGGCCGCGGGGGATGCTGCCGTGCTCGGAGCGGGCCCGTCCGCGACCGGCCGGCTCCCCGCGGTCCGGGCCCGAGACCTTGCCCGTACCTCGTCCCCGTACCCACGCGCCCGCCCGGCCCTCTCACGGCCCGGCTCTCCCCGCCGGGGTTCGGCCCCGGGATCCGGGCACACGTCGTACCGGCGGCCGGGCTCGGGCCCGTCCCACCACTGGGCCACCCCGGTGTCGGGGTGGCCCGCGGGTGACATCAATGGAACGTACGGGCAGCCGGGACATGACATGTGCCGCCGGAGGCGGCTGGGGCGCAACCCCGCTCTCCGGCCCGCTGTCTGAACGGGTGGTCCGAAGGCAGCGACCGGTCGCGCCGGACCCGCCGTCCGCGACGGGCGGCGAACACCACCGGCGCCCGCCGCGCCGGTTCCGACCACCATCACTTCCGCGAAGGGTCACTTCCCCATGCGCATGAACCGGATCACGGCCACCGCCGCCCTCGCCCTCTCCCTCGGCGGGGCCCTGCTCACCACCCCCGCGGCCCGGGCGGACACCGCCCCCGCGGCGGCCACCGCCACGATCGTCCACAGCGACGGCGCGGTCTGGTACCAGGCCGCCGCCGGGCAGGTGAACCGCCTGACGGTCACCACCACGGACATCGACGCCGACCCGTCCGAGTTCGGGTCCGACTACCTGATCACGTTCGAGGACGCCGCCGGCATGGCCATCGACGCGTCCGCGGCCGAGTGGGCCGACTGCGCGTACCCGACGGCCGGCGACCACACGGTCGTCCGGTGCGTCGTCGCGGCGCCCCTGGGCTCGGACGACTCCACGGCCTACGAGGTCGACCTCGGCGACGGCGACGACACGGCCACCGTCGTCTCCGACTCCGGCGCGATCGCGGCCGTCCACGGCGGCACGGGCGACGACACCCTCAAGGGCAACGGCCAGGTCCAGTACAACGGCGGGGCGGGCGACGACCGCATCGACGGCAGCGACGGCCTCGGCGCCGACGGCGGCGACGACAACGACGTCATCACCGGTGCCTGCCAGTACGAGTGCCGGGGCGGTGCCGGCGACGACACCGTCACCGGCACCGGTGAGCAGAACGCCCTCTTCGGTGACGACGGCAACGACATCCTCCGCGCCGGGGGCGACAACGACCAGGTCTACGGCGGCCGAGGCAACGACACCCTCTACGGCGAGGACGGTGACGACACCATGTACGGCAACAGCGGGAACGACGTGCTGTACGGCGGCAAGGGCCGGGACACCCTCTCCGGCGGACCGGGCACGAACAAGGTGTACCAGGACTGAGCCACGACGGGACCGGTGGCGGGGGCGGCCCCGCCACCGGTCCCGTCGGTGCCCGGTCCAGGGCGCCGCACCCGCGCCTTGCACCGGGCACGGCGTGGCCGAAGGGCGGGAGCGGGACCGCGGGGCGTGAGGGGTCGGGGGCGGCGCGGACCGCCGCGGTGCGGGGCACGGCCCCGGCCCTACGCCCGGACTTTTCCCGGCGCGCCGATGAGTTCCGCGGCCCGGCGGAGTCGGTACTGGTGGAGTTACGCCCGATGCCCGCGCGACGTCAGGAGACGACATGCCCCGGATCACGCCCAACCTCTGGTTCGACACCCAGAGCAAGGAGGCCGCAGAGTTCTACTGCTCGGTGTTCCCGAACTCGGAGATCACCAACATCACCCACTACACCGAGGCCGGGCCGCGGGAGGCCGGCACGGTGATGACCGTGGACTTCGTCCTCGACGGCCAGCCGTACACCGCGATCAACGGCGGCCCTGAGTTCACCTTCACCGAGGCGGTCTCCCTGCTCATCGAGTGCGACGGGCAGGAGGAGGTGGACCACTACTGGGAGAAGCTGACCGCCGACGGCGGCCAAGAGGTCCAGTGCGGCTGGCTCAAGGACAAGTACGGCCTGTCCTGGCAGGTGTGGCCGGTCCAGGCGAACGCCCTGCTGGGCGACCCGGACAAGGAGCGGGCCGGCCGCGCCATGCGTGCCATGCTCGGCCAGAAGAAGATCGACCTGGCCGCGCTGCGGGCGGCCGCCGACGGGGACCGGTAGGCCGCTCCCGGCGGGCGGTCCCGGGCCCTCGCGCCCCGCGGGGAACCGGGACCGCCACGCCGCCCGCGCGTTCCGGCGGCCACCCCTCCCCGCATCTAGTCAAACTTGATTAGACTCACCCGGGTGAGTGAGACGACCATCCCGATCCTGCCGTGCCGGACCCTCGATCCGGTGCTCGACTTCTACCGGGCCCTCGGCTTCGAGGTCACGTTCCGGCAGCGGAGCCCCAACCCGTACGCCGCGGTGGAGCGGGGCGGCATCCAGCTCCACTTCTTCGCCATGAAGCGGTACGACCCCGCCGGGTCCTACAGCACCTGCTACGTGCGGACCGACGCCGTCGACGCGCTGCACCGGAGCTTCCGGGCGGGACTCAAGGCGGCGTACGGGAGGGTCCCGCTCCGCGGTCTGCCGAGGATCGGGGCGCTGACCGACACCTCGTACGGGATGCGGCAGTTCCTGCTGACCGACCCCGGCGGCAACTGCCTGCGGATCGGACAGCCGGTCGGCGCCGGACACCACCACCGGCCCGCGCCCGCGGAGCCGTTCGCCCGGGCGCTGCACCACGCCGCCCTGCTCGCCGACTCCAGGGAGGACCCGGCCGGGGCCGCGAAGATCATCGACCGGGTGCTGGCCCGGGACGGCGAGCGGCCGGCGTCCGTCACACTGCTGCGCCTGCTCGTCCTCCGCGCGGACGTCGCCGAGCGCCTCGGCGATCCGGGGACCGCCGTCTCGGCGCTGGCCCGGGCCGAGGCGCTCCCGCTCACCGCGGGTGAGCGGGAGGAGGTCCGCGACACCCTCGTGCGCCTCGTGGAGCTTCGGGGCGGGGACGGGTGAGCCGGCGGGCACCCGGCACCCGGACCGCCCGTGGGCGGAGCCGGGGTCAGGCGTCGCCGTACGCCTCGCCGCCGAGTTCCAGCCCGGCGGCGCCCGCGGTGACGTCCGCCAGCCAGGCCCGGAACGCGTCCACGTCGGCCTCGGGGAGCCCGACCTCGATGGTGACCGCCTCGGCGTACCGCACCTCGCGCACCGCCCGGCCGGTGGCCCGCAGGTCGTTCTCCAGCTTTCCGGCCCGCTGGTGGTCGATGGTCACGGTGGCGAGCCGGAACCGCTGCCGGACCACGGTGCCCACCACGTCCAGCGCCTCGCCGACCACGCCCCCGTAGGCGCGGATCAGACCGCCCGCCCCCAGCTTCACGCCGCCGTAGTACCGGGTGACCACGGCCGCCACGTACCGCACGTCCCGCCGCAGCAGCATCTGGAGCATCGGCACTCCCGCAGTGCCGCCCGGTTCCCCGTCGTCGCCGGCCTTCTGCACCGCGCCGTCCGCGCCGATCACATAGGCGAAGCAGTTGTGGGTGGCGGTGGGGTGCTCGGCACGGACACGCCGCAGGAACTCCTGCGCCAGCTGCTCGGTCGCGGCGGGCGCCAGCGCGCAGATGAAGCGTGACTTGTTGATCTCGATCTCGTGCACGCCCTCACGAGCGACGGTCCGGTAGCGCTCCTGCATCCGGCCACCCTAATGCGGCACCGGACCGGGACCGACGCCGCACCCTCCGTACCGCTGCGCACCGGTACGGACCGGTACCCACCGGTGTGTTCCCGGTTGGTCCGTCCCCCGTGGGCCCCGGCGGGGTACCGCCCGCGGGCCGTCCGCGGCCCTGGGGGCGGGCGGCACCCGCCCCACGCCGCCGGCCGGAAGCGGGTACGGCCGTCCCGTTCCCGCTATCCGCGTCCAGGGCCGGGGAATGCGGCGGAGGCCGGCCCGGTTGATCCGATCATGTACGCAGACGAGCGGACGATCCGCAGGATTCTCACGGAGACCGGCGACACCTGGGCGGTCGTCGGGCTCTCCAACAACCGGGAGCGCGCGGCCTACGGCGTGGCCGAGGTGCTGCGCCGGCACGGCAAGCGGGTGGTCCCGGTCCATCCCAAGGCCGAGGCGGTGCAGGGCGAGCCCGGCTACGCCACGCTCGCCGACATCCCCTTCCCGGTGGACGTGGTCGATGTCTTCGTCAACTCCGAGCTGGCCGGCCGGGTCGCCGACGAGGCGGTGGCCATCGGCGCGAAGGCGGTCTGGTTCCAGCTGGGCGTGGTGGACGAGGAGGCCTGGCACCGCACGCGGGCCGCGGGGCTGGAAATGGTCATGGACCGCTGCCCGGCGATCGAGTACCCGAAGCTGGGCTGACGCCGGACCGGGCCGTGGCACGGTCCGGCGCCTCCGGTGACCGCTGCGCCCCACCGCCCCGGGCGGTCCGGCCCCGTGCACCGGGGCGGGGTCAGCGGCCGGTGAGGCGGCACGGCGGCCGGTGACACGGCGCCCGGCCGCTGCCCGGTCCGGCAGCGGTACGGTGCGGCGAATGGCCGCCGCGGCGCGGTACTCCGGGCCGGTGGCGGTACGGCAGGCCGGGGCGCCGGGGCGTCACCGGCCCGCCGTACCGGCGGTGTGGCGCGAGCGGGGGCGGCGGCGGGTCACGGGCCGTCCTCCTCCACCTGGCCGCACGCGGCGCACACCCATATCAGACCGGCGGCATCACGCTGCCGCCACATCGTGCGGCGGCAGCGCCCGCAGCCGCGGGTCTGGATGCCGTCCCGTCCCATGACGGGCGGGTCCGGGGTGCTGTCGGCGTAGTCCCGGATCCGTATCCGTGTGAGGGTGTCGTCGGCGCGCGCCATGCGGAGCAGGCCCACCACGCGGGATCGAGCCTCGTCCGCGAAGTCGGTCGTGGTCATCGACCCGCAGAGTAGCGCTGTGGGGTGACATTCAGCGCAACACATCCCATCTGTCACCCGAATCGGTACCGTCCGGGGGCCAACCGGAGCGCGGGACGGCGCGGGCCGCTTCCGTGGCCCCGGGGGCGTGCGCCGCCTCCGAGGACACCCCGCCCCACAGCGCCCACCCGATGTCCGGCGTCGCGGATGCCGGGCGCCGGTCGCGGATGCCGAGGCGTGGCGCGGGGCCGCCGGCGGTCAGACCCCCAGCCCCTCCAGCACCGGCGCGCCGGGCAGCTCGGCCAGCGCCTTGCCCGGCACGATGAGCTTCCCGCGCCGGCTGCCGCTGCCGATCAGGACGTACGGGCTGTCCGCGACGGCACTGTCCACCAGCAGCGGCCAGTCCGGCGGGAGCCCGAGAGGGGTGATCCCGCCGAACTCCATGCCGGTGGCCCCGAGCGCCGTCTCCATGGGGGCGAACGACGCCTTCCGGGCGCCGAGCCGGCGGCGCACCGCCCCGTTGACGTCCACCCTGGTGTGCGAGAGGACCAGGCAGGCGGCGAGGGAGACCTCCCCGCCGCGCTTGCCCGCCACCACCACGCAGTTGGCGGACTGCTCCAGCAGCCAGGGCCCGTAGCTCTCCACCAGGACCGCGGTGTCGGCCTTGTCGGCGTCGGTGTCCACGTACCGCACCTCATCCACGGGGACACCTCCCCGCCAGGCGCGCAGGGCGGCGGCGACCGGCTCGCAGAGCAGGTCCAGGCGTTCGACGGCCGGCCGGACGTCGTCGAACGCGTCCATCGGCGTTCTGTGCATGGCGGTCAAGTTAACAGGCGCCGCGGGCGGGCCGGGCGACCGTCTCAACGGGCGGGCGGCACCGCTACGGCCATGGTCGTCTCCACCGGTACGGCCCCGTCGTCGCGGCAGGCGTGCGGGGCGCCGGCCTCGAAGGTCACCGATCCGCCGGCCGGCACCCGCTACGCGGCGGCGTCCACCGCGACGTGAGTTCGCCGGCCGTCCTGTGGATCATCTCCACGGTGCCGGGCGGGGTGCGGGTCGGAGGCGCTGCCGTCGCCCGGCGCGAGGCGCCGGTGCCACCTCTCCGGCGGACCGCCGCCCTCGGTGCCCACCGGCAGGGTGCTGGAGCTGCCCGCCGCGTGAACGGCTGCGCGGACCCCGGGCGACGGACCGCGCCGGTGCGCACGGCGCTGCCGGGCCCCGGCGGCCGACCGGCCCTACTCGGCCGGCCGCACCGGGTCGGGGCGGCCGGCGGCCTCGGCGAGTGCCAGCAGCTGCGCGGAGGTGACGCCCTCCGGCACCGGGACCGGGGCGGGGGTGCGCAGCGGCGGCTGCCAGCCGGCCGCGGCGGTCCAGCGGCGGACGACCTTCGCCGGGGCGCCGGCGACCACCGCGTGGTCCGGTACCTCGCCCCGCACCACGGCGCCGGCCGCGACCACCACGTTCCGACCGAGACGGGCACCCGGCAGCACGACGGCGCCCGCGCCGAGCCAGCTGCCGGCCCCGATGGTCACCGGTGCGCTGCGCGGCCACTGGCGGCCGACCGGCTGCTCCGGATCGTCGTAGGAGTGGTTGTCGGAGGTGATGTACACGTACGGGCCGCAGAACACGTCGCGCTCGATCACCACCGGGCGGGAGGCGACAACGTGGCTGCCGCGGCCCAGTACCACCCCGTCGCCGAGCCGGAGGACCGGGTCGGGTCCGAGGTCGAGGCCGGGCATCATGCCCGCGGTGAGGGTGACCTGCTCCCCGATGACGCAGTGGTCGCCCAGTTCGATCCACGGCTCCCCGAACACCGTGCCCGGCGGAAATGCGAGCCGGGTACCGGTGCCGATGCGCCGGAAGCGGTACGGGCCCGGGCGCTCGGCGGTGACGGCGCCGGTGTCGCGCATCCACCGCCACCCGCGGTGCACCGCGCGGGAGACGGCCCGGCGCCGCGCGGCGGCGAGCGATGAGAACACGTTCTGGTTTGTCCGCACCGGCCCACCGTATCCGGCGAAGTGACCGGCGGGTAACACCCCGGTCGGCCACTCCCCCGGCGCGCCGCCCCGGCCCGGCGCCCGGCGGGTTCGGGCCGGAGCCGACTCCGAGGGCGGACGGAAGGAAGGCCGCCCTCCGGTGGGCGGCCTCCGTGAAACCGGGGAACCGGGGGACGGCGAAGGCCCCTGCGGCTCGCGGCGCGTCGATGTCATCGCCGCCCGGGACGGCCCGCGGCAGCCGGAGCGGTGGGCCCGCGCCCGGGGCCTCGACTCAACGACCGGGGGCGTTCGGTCGCAGCGTCCAGACGATCGTCATCTCCCCGGTGACCGCCCCGTCCTCCCGGGTGATCTCGATGCGGACCGGGAACTCCGGGCGCTCGCCCGCGTCCAGCTCGGCGACCACCTCGGCGGCCGGCCGGCCGAGGTGCGCGCTGGCGGTGACGGGCCCCTTGGCGAGCTTCTTGTACGCGATCTCGGCGCGCACCGCCAGCGGCACCGCACGGTGCAGCTGTCCGGCGAAGGCGGCGAGCACGACGGCCCCGCTCGCGGACTCGGCGAGCGTGAACATCGCCCCGGCGTGCGGCCCGGCGACGTGGTTGTGGAAGTCCGGCTGGTCCGGCAGGCGCAGCACGGCGCGCTCGGCGGAGGTCTCCACGAACTCCAGGTTGAGGGTGCGCACCATGGGCACCGTGGCCGCGAGCATCTCGCCGATCGACGGCTGGGTCTGTGACATGGCGGCAAGTTACCAGCCGGTAGCCAGCGGGGGAAAGGCCGGGCATGGCCGCCGGGCGCGGCCGCCCTTATCGTTACTGGCCATGTGGCCAGGACAGCAGCCGCCCGGGGGCGAGCAGAACCCGCAGGACCCGAACCCGTACCGGCAGCCGCCGGGGGCCCCGCAGCCGCACGGCACCGGCCCCTACGGGCAGCCGGGGTACCAGCAGCCGGGCCCGCCGGATCCGTACCACCCGCCCCAGCCCCACCCGTACCAGCAGCCACAGCCCCACCCGTATCAGCAGCCCCAGCCGCAGCAGCCGAACCCGTACCAGCAGCCCAACCCGTACCAGCAGCCGGCCGGCGGCCCCCCGCCGGGCGACCCGGCCGGCTGGGGCGCGCCCGGCGGTCCCGCCGGGCCACCGCCGCAACCGCCGCGGGGTGACCGGAAGCGCACCCGGACCGTCGCGATCGCGGCGGCAGCCGCCGTGGTGGCCGCGGCGGTGGTGACCGGGACCGTGGTGCTGCGCGGGAACGGCGACCAGGACGCCTCGGCCGGCGGTGACGCGTCCCCGAGCACCACCCCGCCGGCGAGGTCCACCGGACCGGAGCCCGGGGAGGACCCGACCGGCTCCCCGGCC
It contains:
- a CDS encoding calcium-binding protein translates to MRMNRITATAALALSLGGALLTTPAARADTAPAAATATIVHSDGAVWYQAAAGQVNRLTVTTTDIDADPSEFGSDYLITFEDAAGMAIDASAAEWADCAYPTAGDHTVVRCVVAAPLGSDDSTAYEVDLGDGDDTATVVSDSGAIAAVHGGTGDDTLKGNGQVQYNGGAGDDRIDGSDGLGADGGDDNDVITGACQYECRGGAGDDTVTGTGEQNALFGDDGNDILRAGGDNDQVYGGRGNDTLYGEDGDDTMYGNSGNDVLYGGKGRDTLSGGPGTNKVYQD
- a CDS encoding VOC family protein, whose amino-acid sequence is MPRITPNLWFDTQSKEAAEFYCSVFPNSEITNITHYTEAGPREAGTVMTVDFVLDGQPYTAINGGPEFTFTEAVSLLIECDGQEEVDHYWEKLTADGGQEVQCGWLKDKYGLSWQVWPVQANALLGDPDKERAGRAMRAMLGQKKIDLAALRAAADGDR
- a CDS encoding bleomycin resistance protein, yielding MSETTIPILPCRTLDPVLDFYRALGFEVTFRQRSPNPYAAVERGGIQLHFFAMKRYDPAGSYSTCYVRTDAVDALHRSFRAGLKAAYGRVPLRGLPRIGALTDTSYGMRQFLLTDPGGNCLRIGQPVGAGHHHRPAPAEPFARALHHAALLADSREDPAGAAKIIDRVLARDGERPASVTLLRLLVLRADVAERLGDPGTAVSALARAEALPLTAGEREEVRDTLVRLVELRGGDG
- a CDS encoding YigZ family protein, giving the protein MQERYRTVAREGVHEIEINKSRFICALAPAATEQLAQEFLRRVRAEHPTATHNCFAYVIGADGAVQKAGDDGEPGGTAGVPMLQMLLRRDVRYVAAVVTRYYGGVKLGAGGLIRAYGGVVGEALDVVGTVVRQRFRLATVTIDHQRAGKLENDLRATGRAVREVRYAEAVTIEVGLPEADVDAFRAWLADVTAGAAGLELGGEAYGDA
- a CDS encoding CoA-binding protein, whose translation is MYADERTIRRILTETGDTWAVVGLSNNRERAAYGVAEVLRRHGKRVVPVHPKAEAVQGEPGYATLADIPFPVDVVDVFVNSELAGRVADEAVAIGAKAVWFQLGVVDEEAWHRTRAAGLEMVMDRCPAIEYPKLG
- a CDS encoding YbaK/EbsC family protein, giving the protein MDAFDDVRPAVERLDLLCEPVAAALRAWRGGVPVDEVRYVDTDADKADTAVLVESYGPWLLEQSANCVVVAGKRGGEVSLAACLVLSHTRVDVNGAVRRRLGARKASFAPMETALGATGMEFGGITPLGLPPDWPLLVDSAVADSPYVLIGSGSRRGKLIVPGKALAELPGAPVLEGLGV
- a CDS encoding acyltransferase — its product is MRTNQNVFSSLAAARRRAVSRAVHRGWRWMRDTGAVTAERPGPYRFRRIGTGTRLAFPPGTVFGEPWIELGDHCVIGEQVTLTAGMMPGLDLGPDPVLRLGDGVVLGRGSHVVASRPVVIERDVFCGPYVYITSDNHSYDDPEQPVGRQWPRSAPVTIGAGSWLGAGAVVLPGARLGRNVVVAAGAVVRGEVPDHAVVAGAPAKVVRRWTAAAGWQPPLRTPAPVPVPEGVTSAQLLALAEAAGRPDPVRPAE
- a CDS encoding DUF4442 domain-containing protein; protein product: MSQTQPSIGEMLAATVPMVRTLNLEFVETSAERAVLRLPDQPDFHNHVAGPHAGAMFTLAESASGAVVLAAFAGQLHRAVPLAVRAEIAYKKLAKGPVTASAHLGRPAAEVVAELDAGERPEFPVRIEITREDGAVTGEMTIVWTLRPNAPGR